One Polaribacter sp. KT25b DNA segment encodes these proteins:
- the bshB1 gene encoding bacillithiol biosynthesis deacetylase BshB1, whose protein sequence is MKLDILAFGAHPDDVELGCGATIAKEISLGKKVGIVDLTRGELGTRGSAELRDVEAANAANILGVSVRENLRFADGFFVNDKKHQLEIIKMIRKYQPEIVLCNAIDDRHIDHPKASSLVSDACFLSGLIKVETEIDGKLQEKWRPKQVYHYIQWKNIEPDFVINVTGFMDVKEKSVLAYSSQFYDPKSNEPETPITSKNFTDSINYRARDLGRLIGVDYAEGFTTERYVAIENFSKLI, encoded by the coding sequence ATGAAACTAGATATTTTGGCTTTTGGAGCCCATCCAGATGATGTAGAATTAGGTTGTGGAGCAACCATTGCAAAAGAAATTTCTTTAGGAAAAAAAGTAGGAATTGTAGATTTAACAAGAGGTGAGTTAGGTACTCGTGGCTCTGCAGAGTTAAGAGATGTAGAAGCTGCAAATGCTGCTAATATTTTAGGAGTTTCTGTTCGTGAAAATTTACGTTTTGCAGATGGGTTTTTTGTAAATGATAAAAAGCATCAATTAGAAATTATAAAAATGATTCGTAAATATCAACCAGAAATAGTTTTGTGCAATGCAATTGATGACAGACATATAGATCATCCAAAAGCAAGTAGTTTGGTTTCTGATGCTTGCTTTTTAAGCGGATTAATAAAGGTAGAAACTGAAATTGATGGCAAGTTACAAGAAAAATGGAGACCAAAACAAGTGTATCATTATATACAATGGAAAAACATTGAACCAGATTTTGTAATTAATGTTACTGGTTTTATGGATGTTAAAGAGAAATCTGTGTTGGCTTATTCTTCTCAGTTTTATGATCCTAAAAGTAATGAGCCAGAAACGCCTATAACAAGTAAGAATTTTACAGATAGTATTAATTATAGAGCAAGAGATTTAGGCAGGTTAATTGGTGTTGATTATGCAGAAGGCTTTACCACAGAGCGTTACGTGGCAATTGAAAATTTTAGTAAATTAATTTAA
- a CDS encoding LytTR family DNA-binding domain-containing protein has protein sequence MKKLTSIVVDDIPVALEMLCSDIEKYHPEIEIIGKAASVIQAAKLLQKKQPDILFLDIMLGDGTGFDILEIVPNLQSKIIFVTASDAFAIKAFKFAAIDYILKPYSNDDLTNAIEKAKKQIQPNKEQLDVLQEAINNPYSANQKISLHTSEKIIVVQLSEIIRCKSDNNYTTFYLENNQKILVSKTLKYFADMLKENGFLRVHQSHLINIKYIKEFIKSDGGYLMLKDKSNIPVSIRKRNEVIEALNNFN, from the coding sequence ATGAAAAAACTTACATCGATTGTAGTAGATGATATTCCTGTAGCTTTAGAAATGCTATGTTCTGATATTGAAAAATACCACCCAGAAATAGAAATTATAGGAAAAGCAGCCAGTGTAATTCAAGCTGCAAAATTATTACAGAAAAAACAACCAGATATTTTATTTCTAGACATAATGTTAGGAGACGGAACTGGTTTTGATATTTTAGAAATTGTACCTAATTTACAATCTAAAATAATATTTGTTACAGCAAGTGATGCTTTTGCTATTAAGGCTTTTAAATTTGCAGCTATCGATTATATTTTAAAACCCTATTCTAATGACGATTTAACAAATGCAATTGAAAAAGCGAAAAAACAAATACAACCTAACAAAGAACAATTAGACGTTTTGCAAGAAGCTATAAACAATCCTTATTCTGCAAATCAAAAAATATCTTTACACACATCAGAAAAAATAATTGTTGTACAGCTTTCAGAAATTATACGTTGTAAATCAGACAATAATTATACAACCTTTTATTTAGAAAACAATCAAAAAATATTGGTTTCAAAAACTTTAAAATATTTTGCTGATATGTTAAAAGAAAACGGATTTTTAAGAGTGCATCAAAGTCATTTAATAAACATAAAATATATAAAAGAATTTATAAAATCTGATGGAGGATATCTGATGTTAAAAGACAAAAGTAATATACCGGTTTCTATAAGAAAAAGAAATGAAGTAATTGAAGCTTTAAATAATTTTAACTAG
- a CDS encoding sensor histidine kinase, which yields MFAQQNNLQLFTVDDGLPSNIIFDIHQDKTGYLWIATEKGLVKFDGDDFTQINKQKTTNLTTKNNTIYAGLENGLLIKEHSKEVFLASKKVLKTFIFNDIIFVGTEEGVYKIYKNHIETIKINTEINKSSINDIIFVYNAFYVATNKGLWKLNRLENPSKIEKINNNYIISLANFQNEIIVATLKNGIKTINANAIEKTISFQENITSVKKLKNEIWVTSNKNGIEIFTLPSFSFKQKINKYNSLKTDEINTVFKDNQNTIWIATNKGLYQLKNDNYNNSNNKKPVIYFENLLVNNRKVDSLLNSKIAINFSPSENNISIYFKTVDLINPKKIKYRYQLIDGFSAWSTNNSVQFANLNAGRYTFKIQSKIDKEESKIKSFSFKIDAPFYKKTTYILAAIALLLFIAYLILDFYIRNLNKKNKEKIDTLKLENHLLSLEQKALQLQMNPHFIFNVLNGIKALGNSGKTTELNTTISQFSVLLRSILNNSRKEEISLKEEIESLKNYIELEQKMSSKTFEYKIITNLNNIDAEEILIPTMLVQPFIENAIKHGFQANTKGIITISFDVKYHFLNCSIIDNGIGIDQSKKGKSNSNHNSLALKVSKERITHISNKSSFTINEIVENSMIKGTKVWFKIPLKTDF from the coding sequence ATGTTTGCTCAGCAAAATAATTTACAACTTTTTACTGTTGATGATGGTTTACCTAGCAATATTATTTTTGATATACATCAAGATAAAACTGGTTATTTATGGATTGCCACAGAAAAAGGACTCGTAAAATTTGATGGTGATGATTTTACTCAAATCAACAAACAAAAAACAACCAATTTAACAACTAAAAATAATACAATTTATGCTGGTTTAGAAAACGGTTTATTAATTAAAGAACATAGTAAAGAAGTTTTTTTAGCATCTAAAAAAGTACTAAAAACGTTTATTTTTAATGATATTATTTTTGTTGGTACTGAAGAAGGAGTTTACAAAATCTATAAAAATCATATAGAAACAATTAAAATAAATACAGAAATAAACAAGTCTTCTATTAACGATATTATTTTTGTTTATAACGCTTTTTATGTAGCAACAAATAAAGGTTTATGGAAACTAAATCGTTTAGAAAACCCAAGTAAAATTGAAAAAATAAATAACAATTACATTATTTCTCTTGCTAATTTTCAAAATGAAATTATTGTTGCAACGCTTAAAAATGGAATAAAAACTATTAATGCAAACGCTATTGAAAAAACAATTTCTTTTCAAGAAAATATAACATCCGTAAAAAAACTAAAAAATGAAATCTGGGTAACTTCCAACAAAAACGGAATTGAAATTTTTACGCTTCCCTCCTTTTCATTTAAGCAAAAAATAAACAAATACAATTCTTTAAAAACAGATGAAATAAATACTGTTTTTAAAGACAATCAAAACACAATTTGGATTGCCACAAATAAAGGATTATACCAACTTAAAAATGACAATTATAACAATTCAAATAATAAAAAGCCAGTTATTTATTTTGAAAATTTACTTGTAAATAATCGAAAAGTAGATTCACTTTTAAATAGTAAAATTGCTATAAATTTTTCACCATCAGAAAATAATATTTCTATCTATTTTAAAACAGTTGATTTAATAAATCCTAAAAAAATTAAATACAGATATCAATTAATTGATGGATTTTCTGCTTGGTCTACAAATAATTCTGTACAATTTGCAAACTTAAATGCCGGAAGATATACGTTTAAAATTCAATCAAAAATTGATAAAGAAGAAAGTAAAATAAAATCTTTTTCTTTTAAAATTGATGCGCCTTTTTATAAAAAAACAACATACATTTTAGCTGCAATAGCACTATTATTATTTATTGCATATTTAATATTAGATTTTTATATCAGAAATCTTAATAAGAAAAATAAAGAAAAAATAGACACCCTAAAATTAGAAAACCATTTACTTTCTTTAGAACAAAAAGCGTTGCAATTACAAATGAATCCGCATTTTATATTTAATGTTTTAAACGGCATTAAAGCACTTGGAAACTCAGGAAAAACAACAGAATTAAATACAACTATTTCTCAATTTTCTGTTTTATTAAGAAGTATTTTAAACAACTCTAGAAAAGAAGAAATTAGTTTAAAAGAGGAAATAGAATCTTTAAAAAATTATATAGAATTAGAGCAGAAAATGAGTTCTAAAACTTTTGAATATAAGATAATTACAAATTTAAATAACATTGATGCAGAAGAAATTTTGATTCCAACAATGTTAGTGCAACCTTTTATTGAAAATGCCATTAAACATGGCTTTCAAGCAAATACAAAAGGAATAATTACTATTTCTTTTGATGTAAAATATCACTTTTTAAATTGTTCTATCATCGATAATGGCATCGGAATCGATCAATCTAAAAAAGGAAAATCTAATTCTAATCATAATTCTTTGGCTTTAAAAGTATCCAAAGAAAGAATTACACACATTTCTAACAAAAGTTCATTTACGATTAATGAAATCGTTGAAAACTCTATGATAAAAGGAACCAAAGTTTGGTTTAAAATTCCGTTAAAAACAGATTTCTAA
- a CDS encoding metallophosphoesterase, whose amino-acid sequence MKRRKFIKKTIYGTLGASFLGGIYSWQVEPYWLEFVEKKMPIKNLPENLIGKTLIQISDIHVGNKFNYQYIIDSFKKAQKLNPDFVVYTGDFVSYDTNEQFAQLKEVFKYSVTGKLGTAGVLGNHDYGHDWVQQNVANKITSIVQSAGVKILSNAEFNFNGLNIIGLDDFWGLNFNPKKIMDKYNSENANLVLCHNPDVCDLDVWNNYKGWILAGHTHGGQVKPPFLNPLILPVKNKKYNAGEINLNDGRTLYINRALGCLIPVRFNVRPEITVFKLEKLS is encoded by the coding sequence ATGAAAAGAAGAAAATTTATTAAAAAAACCATTTATGGAACTCTTGGAGCAAGTTTTTTAGGCGGAATTTATTCCTGGCAAGTAGAACCTTATTGGCTAGAATTTGTAGAAAAAAAAATGCCCATTAAAAATTTACCAGAAAATTTAATTGGTAAAACACTCATTCAAATTAGCGATATTCATGTTGGTAATAAATTTAATTATCAATATATAATCGATTCTTTTAAAAAAGCGCAAAAATTAAATCCTGATTTTGTTGTGTATACAGGAGATTTTGTTTCTTATGATACCAATGAACAATTTGCGCAATTAAAAGAAGTTTTTAAATATAGTGTAACAGGAAAATTAGGAACTGCTGGCGTTTTAGGAAATCACGATTATGGTCATGATTGGGTTCAGCAAAACGTTGCAAATAAAATTACATCTATTGTACAAAGTGCTGGAGTTAAAATTTTAAGCAATGCCGAATTTAATTTTAATGGATTAAACATTATTGGTTTGGATGATTTTTGGGGATTAAATTTTAATCCGAAGAAAATAATGGACAAATACAATTCTGAAAATGCTAATTTAGTTTTATGCCATAATCCAGATGTTTGTGATTTAGATGTTTGGAATAATTATAAAGGTTGGATTTTAGCTGGACATACGCATGGCGGACAAGTAAAACCTCCTTTTTTAAATCCGTTAATTTTACCTGTAAAAAACAAAAAATATAATGCAGGAGAAATTAATTTAAACGACGGAAGAACGCTTTATATCAACAGAGCTTTAGGTTGTCTTATTCCTGTTCGATTTAACGTAAGACCAGAAATTACTGTTTTTAAATTAGAAAAATTGTCTTAA
- the pckA gene encoding phosphoenolpyruvate carboxykinase (ATP) produces METNRNMETYGLKNVTVNWNLPTEELQKITIEKGMGRETKNGTLAINTGKFTGRSPQDRFIVKDDYTADKVWWGKTNKPVSQENFDKLKANVTNYLSNKELYAKDGYVCADPTYRTNVRTVAEYPWSISFVFNMFLRPTEEELANFDEDWLVLCAPGYVCDDPKAYGIRQGNFSIINFTDKIALIGGSGYTGEIKKGIFSALNLVLPVEKNVLPMHCSANVGEDGDTAIFFGLSGTGKTTLSADPTRKLIGDDEHGWTADNTIFNFEGGCYAKVIDLSEEKEPDIFRAIKPGALLENVVFKEDGEVDYMDGSITQNTRVSYPIYNIDNIAVPSYANNPKNIFFLTADAFGVLPPVSKLTPGQAAYHFISGYTAKVAGTEAGITEPVPSFSACFGEPFMPLHPTKYAEMLSKKMTEAGVNVWLINTGWSGGPYGTGSRIKLKYTRAMIGEILKGSLDNIEFEQHPIFGLFMPKYCPNVPTEMLNPMNTWLNKSAYISKAIHLAHFFHLNFEKFANEASDHIIEGGPLIDEHHQLDHM; encoded by the coding sequence ATGGAAACCAACAGAAACATGGAAACTTACGGACTAAAAAATGTAACTGTAAATTGGAACTTACCTACCGAAGAACTTCAAAAAATTACTATTGAAAAAGGTATGGGTAGAGAAACCAAAAATGGAACTTTAGCTATAAACACTGGTAAATTTACTGGTAGATCTCCTCAAGATAGATTTATAGTAAAAGATGACTATACTGCAGACAAAGTTTGGTGGGGAAAAACCAACAAACCCGTTTCTCAAGAAAACTTCGATAAATTAAAAGCAAACGTTACAAATTATTTATCTAATAAAGAATTATACGCTAAAGATGGTTATGTGTGTGCAGACCCAACTTACAGAACAAATGTTAGAACAGTAGCAGAATACCCTTGGTCTATTTCTTTTGTATTTAATATGTTCTTAAGACCTACTGAAGAAGAATTAGCTAATTTTGATGAAGACTGGTTAGTATTATGTGCTCCTGGTTATGTTTGTGATGATCCAAAAGCATACGGTATACGTCAAGGAAATTTCTCTATCATTAACTTTACAGATAAAATTGCTTTAATTGGTGGTTCTGGTTATACAGGAGAAATTAAAAAAGGAATTTTCTCTGCATTAAACTTGGTGTTACCAGTAGAAAAAAATGTATTACCAATGCACTGTTCTGCAAATGTTGGTGAAGATGGAGATACTGCAATTTTCTTCGGATTATCTGGAACAGGAAAAACAACTTTATCTGCAGATCCTACAAGAAAATTAATTGGTGATGATGAACACGGATGGACTGCTGATAACACTATTTTTAACTTTGAAGGTGGTTGTTATGCTAAAGTTATCGACTTATCAGAAGAAAAAGAACCAGATATTTTTAGAGCTATTAAGCCAGGTGCTTTATTAGAAAATGTAGTATTTAAAGAAGATGGGGAAGTAGATTATATGGATGGTTCTATTACGCAAAACACACGTGTAAGTTACCCAATTTATAACATCGATAATATTGCAGTACCATCATACGCAAACAACCCTAAAAATATTTTCTTTTTAACAGCAGATGCTTTTGGTGTACTACCTCCAGTTTCTAAATTAACTCCTGGACAAGCTGCATACCACTTTATCTCTGGTTATACTGCAAAAGTAGCAGGAACAGAAGCAGGAATTACAGAGCCTGTACCATCTTTCTCTGCTTGTTTTGGTGAACCTTTTATGCCATTACACCCTACAAAATACGCTGAAATGTTAAGTAAAAAAATGACTGAAGCTGGTGTAAATGTTTGGTTGATTAACACTGGATGGTCTGGAGGTCCTTACGGAACTGGTTCTCGTATTAAATTAAAATATACAAGAGCAATGATTGGAGAAATCTTAAAAGGAAGTTTAGATAATATCGAATTTGAACAACACCCAATTTTCGGATTATTTATGCCAAAATACTGCCCTAATGTACCTACAGAAATGTTAAACCCAATGAATACTTGGTTAAACAAAAGTGCATACATTAGTAAAGCAATTCACTTAGCACATTTCTTCCACTTAAACTTTGAGAAATTTGCAAATGAAGCTTCAGATCATATTATTGAAGGAGGTCCATTAATTGATGAGCACCACCAATTAGATCACATGTAG